The Christiangramia flava JLT2011 genome has a segment encoding these proteins:
- the tgt gene encoding tRNA guanosine(34) transglycosylase Tgt translates to MKFELKGKDTGSKARAGKITTDHGVIETPIFMPVGTVASVKGVHQTELKEDINPDIILGNTYHLYLRPQTNILKKAGGLHKFMNWDRNILTDSGGYQVYSLSARRKIKEEGVKFKSHIDGSYHTFTPENVMEIQRAIGADIIMAFDECTPYPCDYHYAKRSMHMTHRWLDRCMTHLKKTPELYGYSQTLFPIVQGSTYKDLRMESAEYIANAGAEGNAIGGLSVGEPAEEMYAMTEVVTNILPEDKPRYLMGVGTPINILENIALGVDMFDCVMPTRNGRNGMLFTAHGTINIKNKKWEDDFSPLDEEGTSFVDTMYSKAYVRHLFSVNEMLGRQIASIHNLAFYLWLVREARKHILAGDFTPWKDKMVKQMDKRL, encoded by the coding sequence ATGAAATTTGAACTGAAAGGCAAAGATACGGGAAGCAAGGCTCGAGCCGGTAAGATCACAACCGATCATGGGGTGATCGAAACGCCCATTTTTATGCCGGTTGGAACGGTGGCTTCTGTGAAAGGAGTGCACCAGACAGAACTGAAAGAAGACATTAATCCTGATATTATCCTCGGGAACACCTATCATCTATATCTCAGGCCGCAAACCAATATTCTGAAAAAAGCCGGTGGACTTCATAAATTCATGAACTGGGACCGTAATATCCTTACTGATAGTGGTGGCTACCAGGTTTATTCCCTTTCCGCCAGGCGAAAGATCAAGGAGGAAGGAGTGAAGTTTAAATCGCACATCGATGGTTCCTATCATACTTTTACTCCAGAAAACGTCATGGAAATTCAGCGCGCAATAGGTGCCGATATTATCATGGCTTTTGACGAATGTACGCCCTATCCCTGCGATTATCACTATGCCAAAAGATCCATGCATATGACACATCGCTGGCTGGATCGTTGTATGACCCATCTAAAAAAGACTCCCGAGCTATACGGCTACAGCCAGACCTTGTTTCCTATCGTTCAGGGAAGCACCTATAAAGATCTGCGGATGGAATCTGCGGAATATATCGCCAATGCCGGAGCTGAAGGAAATGCGATCGGCGGACTTTCAGTAGGGGAACCCGCGGAAGAGATGTATGCCATGACTGAAGTGGTGACCAATATTCTTCCGGAAGATAAGCCGCGCTACCTGATGGGCGTTGGAACACCCATCAATATTCTGGAAAATATCGCGTTAGGAGTCGATATGTTCGATTGTGTGATGCCTACCCGTAATGGCCGAAATGGAATGCTGTTTACGGCTCACGGGACCATCAACATCAAAAACAAAAAGTGGGAAGACGATTTTTCGCCTTTGGATGAAGAAGGAACTTCATTTGTAGATACGATGTACAGCAAGGCTTACGTTCGGCATTTATTTTCAGTAAATGAAATGCTTGGCAGGCAAATTGCGAGCATTCATAACCTGGCTTTTTATCTTTGGTTGGTAAGAGAGGCAAGAAAACATATCTTAGCCGGAGATTTTACCCCCTGGAAGGATAAGATGGTAAAACAAATGGATAAACGATTATAA
- the dnaB gene encoding replicative DNA helicase, producing the protein MEKITSPQSISYKKQNVVSLEKGKIPPQAIDLEEVVLGAMMIDKKGVDEIIDILHADAFYKNAHKLIYGAVKKLFDNSEAIDLLTVSNQLKKDGNFDKAGGDYYLIQLTQKVSSSAHIEFHARIILQKYIQRSLIKISSEIIEEAYDEGTDVFDLLDNAEAKLYEVTQGNIQRSTETAQSLVMQAKKKIQEISNKEGLSGIPSGFEKLDELTSGWQPSDLIIVAARPGMGKTALTLSMARNMAVDQSVPVAFFSLEMSSVQLITRLISSETGLSSEKLRTGKLEQHEWEQLNVKVKDLEKAPLFIDDTPSLSIFDLRAKARRLASQHGIRLIVIDYLQLMTAGGSQKGGNREQEISTISRNLKALAKELSVPVIALSQLSRAVETRGGSKRPLLSDLRESGAIEQDADIVSFIYRPEYYKIEEWDDEERTPTQGQAEFIVAKHRNGGLENIRLKFIGELGKFDNLEDFSFPSEIPSRMNSGDDDDGFGNHNLPNPSADEAFGSSMNDFDDDNDVPF; encoded by the coding sequence ATGGAAAAAATCACCTCCCCTCAAAGTATTTCTTATAAAAAGCAAAATGTCGTAAGCCTGGAAAAAGGCAAGATACCTCCGCAAGCTATTGATTTAGAGGAGGTTGTTCTGGGTGCGATGATGATTGATAAGAAAGGGGTCGATGAGATCATCGACATCCTTCATGCGGATGCTTTTTATAAAAACGCCCACAAACTCATATACGGCGCCGTTAAAAAGCTTTTTGATAATTCTGAGGCAATTGACTTATTAACCGTTTCCAACCAGCTGAAAAAGGATGGAAATTTTGATAAGGCTGGGGGAGATTATTATTTGATTCAGCTTACCCAGAAAGTATCCTCTTCCGCGCATATCGAATTTCACGCTAGGATCATTCTTCAGAAATATATTCAACGGAGCCTGATCAAGATTTCCAGTGAGATCATTGAGGAAGCTTATGATGAAGGAACCGATGTTTTTGATCTGCTGGACAACGCGGAGGCAAAACTCTATGAAGTAACACAGGGGAACATTCAGCGTTCCACGGAAACTGCCCAGAGTTTGGTCATGCAGGCGAAGAAAAAGATCCAGGAAATCTCCAATAAGGAAGGTTTAAGTGGTATTCCTTCAGGATTCGAAAAATTGGATGAACTTACTTCCGGTTGGCAACCTTCAGATTTGATCATCGTGGCGGCACGACCAGGTATGGGTAAAACGGCTTTAACGCTTTCGATGGCCAGAAACATGGCGGTAGACCAAAGTGTTCCCGTAGCATTCTTCTCCCTGGAAATGTCCTCGGTACAGTTGATTACCCGTTTGATTTCTTCGGAAACCGGGCTTTCTTCGGAAAAACTTCGTACCGGTAAACTCGAACAGCACGAATGGGAACAATTAAACGTGAAGGTAAAAGATCTGGAAAAAGCACCGCTTTTTATCGATGATACACCTTCCCTGTCTATTTTCGATCTTCGTGCGAAAGCAAGACGTCTCGCTTCCCAACACGGCATTCGCCTGATCGTAATTGACTACCTTCAGCTGATGACCGCCGGAGGAAGCCAGAAGGGAGGAAACAGGGAGCAGGAAATTTCTACGATATCACGTAACCTGAAAGCCCTGGCAAAAGAATTGAGCGTTCCGGTGATCGCTCTTTCACAGCTTTCACGTGCGGTGGAAACCCGTGGAGGGAGTAAAAGACCTTTACTGTCTGACCTTAGGGAATCTGGGGCGATCGAGCAGGATGCGGATATCGTTTCGTTCATTTACCGTCCTGAATATTATAAAATTGAAGAATGGGATGATGAGGAACGAACGCCTACACAAGGGCAGGCAGAATTCATCGTAGCGAAGCACCGTAATGGTGGTTTGGAAAATATCAGGCTGAAATTCATTGGAGAACTCGGTAAATTTGATAATTTAGAAGACTTCAGTTTTCCTTCTGAAATTCCTTCCAGGATGAACAGTGGGGATGATGACGACGGTTTCGGAAATCATAATCTGCCAAACCCGAGTGCAGATGAAGCTTTTGGCAGTTCCATGAACGATTTTGATGATGACAACGACGTACCATTTTAA
- a CDS encoding LptF/LptG family permease, protein MKILDWYILKRYLGTFLTMLFLFIPIGITVNLAEKIDKILENQVPFMEVVYYYFDFIIYFANLLFPIFLFLSVIWFTSKLAMNTEIIAYLSSGVSFYRFLRPYLIGATIVCLGALASSMYLAPQANKGYNEFIYQYLKKGKEAQETSDVYRQINDQEFIYASHFQPKSQSARNFTLEHFENNELKFKLSASTLKWEEEDSLYHLKRVDKRIVGKERDSILYLRTLDTLLPFEFDELTPENYIAETLNFTELNDFIEKEQRRGSGNINRYLVVAYKRWSIPVSAFILTIIAVAVSSFKRRGGMGVNLAVGISLAFVYVFFDKVFGTIAEQSTFSPFLAVWFPNFVFGLLAVVLLLRAKR, encoded by the coding sequence TTGAAGATTCTTGACTGGTACATTCTGAAACGCTATCTGGGAACTTTTCTCACGATGCTTTTCCTATTTATTCCTATCGGGATTACCGTAAATCTTGCGGAAAAGATCGATAAGATCCTGGAAAACCAGGTGCCCTTCATGGAGGTGGTGTATTATTATTTCGATTTCATCATCTATTTTGCCAATCTCTTATTCCCAATTTTCCTGTTCCTTTCAGTGATCTGGTTCACGTCAAAACTGGCGATGAATACCGAAATTATCGCCTATCTGAGCAGTGGAGTTTCATTCTATCGTTTTCTAAGACCGTACCTGATCGGGGCGACGATCGTATGCCTTGGAGCGCTGGCCAGTTCCATGTATCTCGCGCCACAGGCGAATAAAGGCTATAATGAATTTATTTATCAGTACCTGAAAAAAGGGAAGGAGGCCCAGGAAACCAGCGATGTTTACCGGCAGATCAATGATCAGGAATTCATTTACGCGAGTCATTTTCAGCCTAAATCACAATCGGCCAGGAATTTCACATTGGAGCATTTTGAAAATAACGAACTGAAGTTCAAGCTCAGCGCATCGACCTTGAAATGGGAAGAAGAAGACAGTTTATATCATTTAAAGCGGGTAGACAAGAGAATTGTGGGGAAGGAGCGGGACAGTATTCTGTATCTACGAACCCTGGATACCCTTCTTCCGTTCGAATTTGATGAACTCACTCCTGAAAATTATATCGCGGAAACCCTTAATTTCACCGAACTCAACGATTTTATTGAAAAAGAACAACGCAGAGGCTCCGGTAACATCAATCGTTATTTGGTAGTGGCCTATAAAAGATGGAGTATTCCCGTTTCAGCTTTCATTCTTACCATTATTGCGGTAGCGGTTTCGTCGTTTAAAAGAAGGGGCGGAATGGGCGTGAACCTGGCAGTGGGGATTTCACTGGCATTTGTCTATGTTTTCTTCGACAAGGTCTTCGGAACTATCGCGGAACAATCTACTTTTTCTCCATTTTTGGCGGTTTGGTTCCCTAATTTTGTTTTCGGGCTCCTCGCAGTAGTGCTATTACTACGAGCCAAGCGCTAA
- a CDS encoding asparagine synthetase B translates to MMTTTYHFKGSEKFYKNILFKNNSSRLFSKKSLLFLFLWLTVFSAQASRILIPMDAESQGDHLKAYGIVYYALENQLKVTWLLNYRGGAFLISDAQNLQKECQIRGVDYEQVSDAKATSILEEINSPAKNMEAVELEKAPKIAVYSPQGNKPWDDAVTMALTYAEIPYKTIYDREVLADGLLLYDWLHLHHEDFTGQYGKFYAAFRTTPWYIQDKKDAEALAADLGYSKVSEEKLAVATKIRDFVIGGGFMFAMCSATDSFDIALSANGVDICEPMFDGDPSEPGYQSKIDFGNTFAFKDFQLERNPMVYEFSDIDMTTKRNIAAENDYFTLMDYSAKWDVVPTMLTQNHTRLVKGFMGQTTSFDPDLIKPGVLIMGECKLNGEARYIHGVKGKGFFTFYGGHDPEDYEHRVGDPKTELELHPNSPGYRLILNNVLFPAAKKKPQKT, encoded by the coding sequence ATGATGACAACGACGTACCATTTTAAAGGCTCAGAAAAATTCTATAAGAACATATTGTTTAAAAATAATAGCAGCAGACTTTTCAGTAAAAAAAGTCTGCTGTTTTTGTTTCTATGGCTAACAGTTTTTTCAGCACAGGCTTCCAGGATTCTGATCCCGATGGATGCCGAAAGCCAAGGAGATCACCTGAAAGCTTATGGAATCGTGTATTATGCGCTGGAAAATCAGTTAAAAGTAACCTGGTTGTTGAACTATCGAGGGGGGGCTTTTTTAATTTCCGATGCACAGAACCTTCAGAAGGAATGCCAGATTCGAGGAGTGGATTATGAACAGGTCAGTGATGCTAAGGCCACTTCGATATTAGAAGAAATTAATAGCCCAGCGAAAAATATGGAAGCCGTGGAACTGGAAAAAGCCCCGAAGATCGCAGTCTATTCTCCACAAGGCAATAAACCCTGGGATGACGCCGTAACTATGGCACTGACTTATGCAGAGATTCCGTATAAAACCATTTATGATCGGGAGGTGCTTGCAGATGGTTTGTTATTGTATGACTGGCTGCACCTGCACCACGAGGATTTCACGGGGCAGTACGGAAAATTTTATGCCGCTTTTCGAACGACTCCATGGTATATACAGGATAAAAAAGATGCGGAAGCACTTGCGGCAGACCTGGGATATTCAAAGGTTTCCGAAGAAAAACTGGCAGTTGCAACCAAAATCAGGGATTTTGTAATTGGCGGTGGATTTATGTTTGCCATGTGCAGCGCGACCGATAGTTTTGATATTGCACTTTCAGCAAACGGCGTGGATATCTGTGAGCCTATGTTTGATGGTGATCCAAGCGAACCCGGATACCAGTCAAAAATTGACTTCGGAAATACTTTTGCTTTTAAAGATTTTCAGTTGGAGCGAAACCCGATGGTCTATGAATTTTCAGATATAGATATGACTACGAAAAGAAATATCGCTGCGGAAAATGACTATTTTACCCTAATGGATTATTCGGCTAAATGGGACGTGGTACCAACGATGCTTACGCAAAATCATACCCGTTTGGTCAAAGGATTTATGGGCCAGACAACCAGTTTTGATCCTGATTTAATCAAACCTGGCGTTCTGATTATGGGAGAATGTAAATTGAATGGTGAGGCGCGTTACATACATGGCGTCAAAGGCAAGGGTTTTTTTACTTTTTACGGCGGGCACGACCCGGAAGATTATGAACATCGGGTTGGGGATCCTAAAACCGAGCTCGAGCTGCATCCTAATTCTCCCGGTTATCGCTTAATACTGAATAATGTTCTCTTTCCGGCGGCCAAGAAAAAACCACAAAAAACCTAA
- a CDS encoding acetyl-CoA carboxylase carboxyltransferase subunit alpha, which translates to MEYLDFEQPIKELEDQYKKACNIGEESEVDVTATCKQIEKKLKEKKKEIYKNLTPWQRVQISRHPNRPYTLDYIHAICGDTFLELHGDRNVRDDKAMIGGLGKIGDQSYMFIGQQKGYNTKTRQYRNFGMANPEGYRKALRLMKSAEKFNIPVVCFVDTPGAYPGLEAEERGQGEAIARNILEMTRLEVPIIVVIIGEGASGGALGIGVGDKVMMLENTWYSVISPESCSSILWRSWDYKEQAAEALKLTATDMKKQKLIDEIIKEPLGGAHGNRDEIFDTVKSSISQAYDDLKNLSPKERIEKRMDKYLAMGVFDG; encoded by the coding sequence ATGGAATATTTAGATTTTGAACAACCTATTAAGGAGTTAGAAGATCAGTATAAAAAAGCTTGCAATATCGGTGAAGAGAGTGAGGTAGACGTAACGGCGACCTGCAAGCAAATCGAGAAGAAACTTAAAGAGAAAAAGAAGGAAATCTATAAAAATCTCACGCCCTGGCAAAGGGTTCAGATCTCGCGCCATCCCAACCGCCCATATACATTAGATTACATTCATGCTATTTGTGGAGACACCTTCCTGGAGCTGCATGGAGATCGAAATGTACGCGATGACAAGGCGATGATCGGTGGTCTGGGGAAAATTGGTGACCAGAGCTATATGTTCATTGGTCAGCAAAAAGGTTACAATACCAAAACCCGCCAGTATCGCAATTTTGGAATGGCAAATCCAGAAGGTTACCGGAAGGCACTTCGCCTGATGAAATCTGCGGAAAAATTCAATATTCCTGTAGTGTGTTTTGTAGATACCCCGGGAGCTTATCCTGGCCTGGAAGCTGAAGAGCGCGGACAGGGAGAAGCCATCGCCCGAAATATCCTGGAAATGACCAGGCTTGAAGTTCCAATTATCGTGGTGATCATTGGGGAAGGAGCCAGTGGCGGAGCATTAGGAATTGGAGTGGGAGACAAGGTGATGATGCTGGAAAATACGTGGTATTCGGTTATTTCTCCGGAATCCTGTTCTTCCATTCTTTGGAGAAGCTGGGATTATAAAGAGCAGGCGGCAGAAGCTTTAAAACTTACCGCCACCGATATGAAAAAGCAGAAACTGATCGATGAGATCATTAAAGAACCGCTTGGTGGTGCGCACGGCAATCGCGACGAGATTTTTGATACGGTAAAATCTTCAATTTCTCAAGCTTATGATGATTTGAAAAACTTATCACCAAAGGAGCGTATCGAAAAAAGAATGGACAAGTACCTGGCAATGGGTGTGTTCGACGGATAG